Genomic DNA from Carnobacterium divergens DSM 20623:
ACCGTAAAAAAATTCATTTTAGATTTAGATGAAACATTGCATATTGTTAGACAAAAGGCGACTACTTTTCAATTAAAGGTAGAAAATAAAGGCTTGCTTTTATCGGACAATCAACGCATCCATGATTTTCCAGTAACGACTGGCGATAAAATTTTTATTTACTAAGAGAGATGAGGGAAAAA
This window encodes:
- a CDS encoding EsaB/YukD family protein translates to MDQKYHINITICYQDHPEKEYDLRVSTHQTVKKFILDLDETLHIVRQKATTFQLKVENKGLLLSDNQRIHDFPVTTGDKIFIY